Below is a genomic region from Aurantimonas sp. HBX-1.
TTCCGGTGAGGTCCTCGCCGTCGAGGACGATGCGGCCCCTGGTCGGCGTCTCGAAGCCGGCGAGCATGCGCAGCAGCGTGGACTTGCCGCAGCCGGACGCTCCGAGGAGCGCGAAGAACTCGCGCCGGTAGATCGACAGGGTCAGGTCGTCGACGGCGGTGAAGTTGCCGAAGTCCTTGGTGACGCCGTCGAACTCGATATAGGGCTGCTGGCTCGGGTCGGCCCAGGGCGCAAAGCTCTTGCGGATGCTGCCAAGCGACTGCGCCTTCATCGTGGGGGATGCCTCCGCCAAATGTTGCCGGAAACCGGGGCGTCGCCGCCCCGGCTTTCGTCGATGCCGGTCACTGGCCGGTGACGACGCGGGTCCAGAGCCGGGTCTGCAGGCGCTGGGCGGCGGGATCCTTCGGATCGATGGCGTAGAGCCGCTCGCGGGTTTCCTCCGGCGGGTAAACGGCCGGATCCTCGAGAATGTCCTTGTTGACGAACTCCTTCGAGGCGGCGTTGCCGTTGGCGTAGTTCACGTAGTTGGTCGCCTTGGCGATGACCTCGGGCCGCATGATGTAGTTGAGGAATTCGTGCGCTTCCTCGACATTCGGCGCGTCGGCAGGGATCGCCATGTTGTCGAGCCAGGTCACCGCGCCCTCCTTCGGGATCACGTACCTGATCTCGACTCCCTGCCCGGCCTCGGCGGCGCGATCGCGCGCCTGCAGGATGTCGCCCGACCAGCCCAGCGCCATGCAGATGTCGCCGTTGGCGAGCGCCTCGATATATTCGGACGAGTGGAACTTGCGGACATAGGGGCGGATCGACAGCAGCAGTTCCTGCGCCTTGTCGAGATCCTCCCGCTCGTCCGAATTCGGGTCGAGACCGAGATAGTTCAGTGCTGCCGGCACCACTTCCTCGGGCGTGTTGAGCACGTAGATCCCGCAATCGGCGAGCTTGGCGGCGGTCTCAGGGTCGAACAGGAGGTCGAACGTGTCGAGCTTGGCATCCTCGCCGAGCCGCTCCTTGACCATCGCGACATTCAGCCCGAGCCCGGTCGTGCCCCACATGTAGTTGATCGCGTGCTTGTTTTCCGGATCGTAGCGGGCCAGGCGCTCCATCACCTGCGGGTCGAGATTGTCCCAGTTGGTGAGCTTGGACTTGTCGAGCGGCTGGAAGACGCCGGCCTTGATCTGGCGGGCGAGGAAGGTGCCGGTCGGCACCACGATGTCGTAGCCGGTGCCGCCGGCCAGCAGCTTGGTCTCGACGATCTCGTTGGAGTCGAACACGTCGTAGACGACGCGGATGCCGGTCTCCTTGGTGAAGTCGGCGAGGATCGATTGGTCGATGTAGTCCGACCAGTTGTAGACGTTGACGACCCGTTCCTGGGCGCTGGCCGGCGTGATGGCGAAGGCGAAGGCCGCGATGGCCGCCCCGAAAAGATAATGCTTCATCGACGAAGCCCCCTGTTTGCGGTGAACCGTTCGGGCCGCCAGGGTGGCCGCCCACCTGCAGATTGTGGTGCAGCGACCATAAGGGCATCGGCACGGGGATTTCCAGCCCCCCGATTGATGACGTTTGCACAACGACGGAGCACTGCTCACCGCGGCGCCATCCGCACCATGTAGCGAGCGTCGCCGCCATAGGAGGCAAGCGCGCCGGGCGCCAATCCCCCGCCCGCCTCGGCGAAGCCGTATCGCGACCAGAACGGCGTGGTGGCATGGACCGACACCAGCGCCGCGCAGCGATAGGCATCCGCCTGTTCCAGCAGTTGCTCGACGGCGCCTGCGGCGAAGCCGTGGCCGCGGGCCTCCGGCGCGACCGCCACGTCGTGGATGTAGAAGCAGTCGGCCGGCTGCGGCAGCGCGCCGAGCGGCGTGTCGAGCTTCGGCGGCGGGCCCTTGGTCCAGGGATGGCCGACGGCATAGCCGAGGCAGCCGCCCTCGGCGTCGGCGAGCACCAGGCAGCCCTGCGGATAGAGCCGGAGCCGGTCGGCGAAGATCGCGACGTCCTCCGGCAGCGACGGGTGGATCCGATCAGCGAGTTCGGCGACGCCGGGCAGATCGGCGCTGGTCATCGGCCGCCACTGCAGACTGTCCATGCGCATCGTCATCGGACCGGCGCTCCTCTCGCCTAGCGGTGCTTGGTGCCCTCGCCGTAGAACAGCTTTTCCCAGGCCTTGTGGGCCTTGTAGCCCTCGCGGATGAAGGGGGTGAACACCGCCAGGTTCAGCACCGCCTTGTTGGTCAGGCTGGCCGGAAAGTTCAGCGGCTTCTCGAAATCGACGAACAGCACCACCCGCACCTCGTCCGAGTGGTTCCAGGCCTCGTGCTCGTAGGCATCGTCGAAGATCAGCGCCTTGCCTTCCTGCCAGTGGCAGGTCTGGTCGTCGACCCGGATGCCGACCTTTTCGGGCTGGTCGGGGACGATCAGGCCGAGGTGGAAGCGCAGCACGCCGTTATAGGGGCCGCGATGCGGCGGCAGGTGCTTGCCCGGCTCGAAGATCGAGAACATCGCCGACTTGAGGCCGGGGATCTTCTGCAGGATGCGCCAGGTCTCGGGGCACTGGCGGATCGCCTCCTCCGACTTGATGCCGTAGCCGCAGAGGAAGAACGTCTTCCAGTTCTGGTCGGACGAGATCGAGCGCACCTCCGAGGAGATCTCGTGGAACGCCGGCAGTTCGCCCTTGCGCACCAGCACCTTGTCGAGCTCGGCGCGGATCAGCCGCCATTCGGCCTCGACCTCGCGGGCCCAGGGAAAGGCGTCGGTGGGGAACACCGGCGGATTGCCGACGGCGGAGTGGCGGAGATTGAGCTTCTCGGCGCCGTCGACGAGGCGCTGGACCGAGCGGGCGACGAAGCCGTCCCGGGTGAGCGTGTCCTCTAGTCCTTCGGTCTTCAGTTTCTGCTGGCTGACGGGCTTGTTCATGGCTTCACTTCACCTGGCATCCGAAGGTCGCGCAGCGACCGGCCTGAGCCAGTCCGCGTGCCGCCGACAGTACATGACGATTTTGCGACGATCGCCGTCGGGCGGATGTGGCTCCCCGCCTACTGGAAGTCAAACGCCGACAGGCCGGTGACCATCTCGTCGAGGCCGAGCGGGCGGGTCAGCGGCGGCTCGGCCCGGGCGAGGCACCCCTGGCGCTCGCAGAGCCGGCAGGCCGGGCCGATCCCGGTGGGGACCGGCGTCGCGCCGAGATGGCGGCCGTAGACGGTCTCGTCCTTGAAGCCGATGTCGCAGCCGAGCAGGATGGCGGTACGGCGCGGCCTTTCCTCGAATCCCGCCTGCAATCCCTCGAGCGTCCGGGCGACGAGCAGGAATTCCGCGCCGCCGGGCATCTGCGCCGCCTCGACGAGGATCTGGCCCGGCTGGGCGAAGGCAGCGTGGATCGGCAGCTTTGGGCAGTCGCCGCCGAAGCGCTGCACGGGAAAGCCTCGCGCGCCCGCACGGCGGAAGCGGTTGCCGGCATTGTCGACCTCGAGCAGGAAGAACGGCACGCCCGGCGCGGCCTGGCGCTGCAGCATGGTCAGCCGGTTGGCGGCCTGCTCGAACGAGACCTGGAAGCGGCCGCGAAGCACGTCGACGTCGTAGGCTGCCCGCTGGGCGGCGGCCTGGAACGCCGCATAGGGCATCATCAGCGCATGCGCCGCGTAGCGCAGCAGCTCGAAGCGGCCGAGCCGGCGCGCCTCGTCGCTGGAGAAGCCGAAGGTCGCGTTCTCGGCGGCGATCACGTCGCCGAAGGCGAGCAGGCAGGCCTCCATCGCGGTCTCGCGCAGGCGG
It encodes:
- a CDS encoding polyamine ABC transporter substrate-binding protein produces the protein MKHYLFGAAIAAFAFAITPASAQERVVNVYNWSDYIDQSILADFTKETGIRVVYDVFDSNEIVETKLLAGGTGYDIVVPTGTFLARQIKAGVFQPLDKSKLTNWDNLDPQVMERLARYDPENKHAINYMWGTTGLGLNVAMVKERLGEDAKLDTFDLLFDPETAAKLADCGIYVLNTPEEVVPAALNYLGLDPNSDEREDLDKAQELLLSIRPYVRKFHSSEYIEALANGDICMALGWSGDILQARDRAAEAGQGVEIRYVIPKEGAVTWLDNMAIPADAPNVEEAHEFLNYIMRPEVIAKATNYVNYANGNAASKEFVNKDILEDPAVYPPEETRERLYAIDPKDPAAQRLQTRLWTRVVTGQ
- a CDS encoding GNAT family N-acetyltransferase, producing MTMRMDSLQWRPMTSADLPGVAELADRIHPSLPEDVAIFADRLRLYPQGCLVLADAEGGCLGYAVGHPWTKGPPPKLDTPLGALPQPADCFYIHDVAVAPEARGHGFAAGAVEQLLEQADAYRCAALVSVHATTPFWSRYGFAEAGGGLAPGALASYGGDARYMVRMAPR
- a CDS encoding aspartyl/asparaginyl beta-hydroxylase domain-containing protein is translated as MNKPVSQQKLKTEGLEDTLTRDGFVARSVQRLVDGAEKLNLRHSAVGNPPVFPTDAFPWAREVEAEWRLIRAELDKVLVRKGELPAFHEISSEVRSISSDQNWKTFFLCGYGIKSEEAIRQCPETWRILQKIPGLKSAMFSIFEPGKHLPPHRGPYNGVLRFHLGLIVPDQPEKVGIRVDDQTCHWQEGKALIFDDAYEHEAWNHSDEVRVVLFVDFEKPLNFPASLTNKAVLNLAVFTPFIREGYKAHKAWEKLFYGEGTKHR
- a CDS encoding helix-turn-helix transcriptional regulator; protein product: MAENKIFAGPRIRRIRNGLGLTQTAMAEALGISPSYLNLIERNQRPLTVQLILKLSRTYTVDFSDLQGGEKQNALAELRGVFSDPLLSGELPGEQELVEVADAAPNAAAGIVKLYRAYREQQARLSDLSVLLAREGRETRLAGTRLPIDEVREIFETRPNHFPAIETAAERFHQALAPGDDLMAALKAWLRSEHDVSVRVLPVQTMPNWRRRFDRHSRRLFLSERLATADRLRETAMEACLLAFGDVIAAENATFGFSSDEARRLGRFELLRYAAHALMMPYAAFQAAAQRAAYDVDVLRGRFQVSFEQAANRLTMLQRQAAPGVPFFLLEVDNAGNRFRRAGARGFPVQRFGGDCPKLPIHAAFAQPGQILVEAAQMPGGAEFLLVARTLEGLQAGFEERPRRTAILLGCDIGFKDETVYGRHLGATPVPTGIGPACRLCERQGCLARAEPPLTRPLGLDEMVTGLSAFDFQ